In a genomic window of Sulfuricaulis sp.:
- the hyi gene encoding hydroxypyruvate isomerase: protein MPKFAANLTMLFNEVEFMDRFDAAAKAGFRGVEYLFPYANDKNQLADKLKTLKLTQVLHNLPAGDWGAGDRGNACQPARVGEFQDGVGKAIDYATALGCQQVNCLAGIAPKDAKPDQLRKTFVENLKFAAGKLKAAGIKLLIEPINTYDIPGFYLSRSAQALEIMDEVGSDNLFLQYDIYHMQRMEGELAANLKKHLARIRHIQLADNPGRNEPGTGEINYPFLFKHIDQIGYDGWIGCEYKPATTTVAGLGWAAAYLSH from the coding sequence ATGCCCAAGTTTGCCGCCAACCTGACCATGCTGTTCAACGAGGTCGAATTCATGGACCGCTTCGACGCCGCCGCCAAGGCCGGCTTCCGCGGGGTCGAATACCTGTTTCCCTACGCCAACGACAAAAATCAGCTGGCCGATAAACTCAAGACACTCAAGCTCACCCAGGTACTGCATAACCTGCCCGCGGGTGACTGGGGCGCCGGTGACCGCGGTAATGCCTGCCAGCCGGCCCGCGTCGGCGAATTTCAGGATGGCGTGGGCAAGGCCATCGACTACGCCACCGCACTCGGGTGCCAGCAGGTCAACTGCCTGGCCGGTATCGCGCCCAAGGATGCCAAGCCGGATCAGCTGCGCAAGACCTTTGTCGAAAACCTGAAATTCGCCGCCGGTAAGCTCAAGGCCGCCGGCATCAAGCTTTTGATCGAGCCGATCAATACTTACGACATTCCGGGTTTCTATCTCTCGCGCAGCGCGCAGGCACTGGAAATCATGGACGAGGTGGGATCGGATAATCTGTTCCTGCAATACGACATCTACCACATGCAGCGCATGGAAGGTGAGCTCGCGGCCAACCTGAAGAAACATCTTGCCCGCATTCGCCACATCCAGCTCGCGGACAACCCGGGGCGCAACGAGCCCGGTACCGGTGAAATCAATTATCCATTTCTGTTCAAGCATATTGACCAGATCGGCTACGACGGCTGGATCGGTTGTGAATACAAACCGGCCACCACGACAGTCGCGGGTCTCGGCTGGGCTGCGGCTTATCTGTCGCACTAA
- the glxR gene encoding 2-hydroxy-3-oxopropionate reductase yields MKIGFVGLGIMGRPMAHNLMKGGHTVYLYSLPSVPPDLIGDKGIACKSSKEVATNAEIIITMVPDTPHVEAALFGKDGVAEGLSKGKIVVDMSSIAPLETKKFAEKINKLGCEYIDAPVSGGEVGAKNAALTIMCGGNQPAFDKVKPLFELMGKNITLVGGNGDGQTCKVANQIIVALTIEAVGEALLFASKAGADPAKVRQALMGGFASSKILEVHGERMIKRTFDPGFRIELHQKDLNLALSGARALQISLPNTATCQELFNACAANGGSAWDHSAMVRALEMLAKHEIH; encoded by the coding sequence ATGAAAATCGGATTTGTCGGTCTCGGTATCATGGGTCGCCCAATGGCCCATAACCTGATGAAGGGCGGTCACACCGTCTATCTCTACAGCCTCCCCAGCGTTCCCCCGGACCTGATCGGTGACAAGGGCATTGCCTGCAAGAGTTCCAAAGAGGTTGCCACCAACGCCGAAATCATCATCACCATGGTGCCGGACACCCCCCATGTTGAAGCTGCCCTGTTCGGCAAGGACGGCGTGGCTGAAGGTCTGTCGAAGGGCAAGATCGTGGTGGACATGAGCTCCATCGCGCCGCTTGAGACCAAGAAATTCGCCGAGAAGATTAACAAGCTCGGCTGCGAGTACATCGACGCACCGGTATCCGGTGGCGAAGTCGGTGCCAAGAACGCCGCATTGACCATCATGTGCGGCGGCAATCAGCCGGCCTTCGACAAGGTCAAGCCGCTGTTCGAGCTGATGGGCAAGAACATCACGCTGGTGGGTGGCAACGGCGACGGCCAGACCTGCAAGGTCGCCAACCAGATCATCGTGGCACTGACCATCGAGGCTGTCGGCGAGGCGTTGCTGTTTGCCTCCAAGGCCGGAGCCGATCCGGCCAAGGTGCGCCAGGCGCTCATGGGTGGATTCGCCTCATCGAAAATCCTGGAAGTGCACGGCGAGCGCATGATCAAGCGCACCTTCGATCCCGGTTTCCGCATCGAATTGCATCAAAAGGATTTGAATCTGGCCTTGTCCGGCGCGCGCGCTCTCCAGATCAGCCTGCCGAACACCGCCACCTGCCAGGAGCTGTTCAACGCCTGTGCCGCGAACGGTGGCAGCGCTTGGGATCACTCGGCCATGGTGCGCGCGCTGGAAATGTTGGCCAAGCACGAGATCCATTAA
- the glcF gene encoding glycolate oxidase subunit GlcF codes for MQTALADFIRDTESGQEANAILRTCVHCGMCNATCPTYQLLGDELDGPRGRIYLIKQMLEGADVTRSTLTHLDRCLTCRNCETTCPSGVRYGQLLEIGRELAEQKISRPAPDRLARWVLRNIIPYPARFMLLLRLGQLFHPLMPLWLKRSVPPRRVADPWPTTAHSRKMLVLQGCVQPAIAPNINAVTARVLDRLGISLMAAAGAGCCGAASHHTSGMEDGLDFARRNIDAWWPLIKSGAEAIVMTASGCGVHVKEYGHLLKDDRVYSAKARKVSELTKDISEILSQEDLSKLSSDAKPQMKVAFHSPCSLQHGQKLNGVVEKILRGAGLILVAVPDAHLCCGSAGTYSILQKRLSQSLLTNKVTSLESGGPDVIATANIGCLAHIQSGTTLPVRHWIEILDKLAVPR; via the coding sequence ATGCAGACAGCCCTAGCCGATTTCATCCGGGATACCGAATCCGGCCAAGAGGCCAATGCCATCCTGCGCACTTGCGTGCACTGCGGCATGTGCAACGCCACCTGTCCGACCTATCAGCTGCTGGGCGACGAGCTCGATGGTCCGCGCGGCCGCATTTACCTGATCAAACAGATGCTCGAAGGCGCGGATGTCACGCGCAGTACTTTGACGCATCTGGATCGCTGTCTCACCTGCCGCAATTGCGAAACCACCTGCCCCTCGGGTGTGCGTTATGGACAATTGCTCGAAATCGGCCGTGAACTGGCTGAACAGAAGATCAGCCGGCCTGCGCCGGACCGGCTGGCCCGTTGGGTGTTACGGAACATCATCCCTTATCCTGCGCGCTTCATGCTTTTGCTGCGGTTAGGGCAATTATTTCACCCCCTGATGCCGCTTTGGCTGAAGCGTTCCGTGCCCCCACGCCGGGTGGCGGATCCGTGGCCCACCACGGCGCATAGTCGCAAAATGCTGGTCCTCCAGGGTTGCGTTCAGCCCGCCATCGCACCGAACATCAACGCCGTCACGGCACGCGTACTGGACCGCCTGGGTATTTCCCTGATGGCCGCTGCGGGTGCCGGCTGTTGTGGCGCGGCCAGCCATCACACCTCCGGAATGGAAGACGGGCTCGATTTTGCCCGCCGCAACATCGACGCCTGGTGGCCGCTTATCAAATCCGGCGCCGAGGCCATTGTCATGACCGCGAGCGGTTGCGGTGTGCACGTCAAGGAATATGGCCATCTTCTGAAAGACGATCGCGTCTACTCCGCTAAGGCGCGGAAGGTTTCGGAATTGACCAAAGATATCAGTGAAATTTTGTCGCAAGAGGATTTATCGAAATTATCTTCAGATGCGAAGCCTCAAATGAAAGTCGCTTTTCATTCTCCATGTTCGCTGCAACACGGACAGAAATTGAACGGCGTCGTGGAAAAGATATTGCGTGGAGCCGGTTTGATTCTGGTGGCAGTGCCGGATGCCCATCTCTGCTGCGGGTCAGCAGGCACGTATTCCATTTTGCAGAAGCGCCTCTCGCAGTCGTTGCTCACCAACAAAGTAACCTCACTGGAATCCGGCGGACCCGATGTCATTGCCACGGCCAACATCGGTTGCCTGGCGCATATACAAAGCGGGACGACGCTTCCGGTCCGGCATTGGATTGAAATCTTGGATAAGCTCGCTGTTCCGCGCTGA
- a CDS encoding Bug family tripartite tricarboxylate transporter substrate binding protein: protein MVAATATLGMLAPVSVLAWEPTKPVEFVVPAGTGGGADQMARLIQGVVTKHELMKQPMVVVNKSGGAGGEGFLYVKDSKGDPHKIIITLSNLFTTPLATGIPFNWKEITPVAMLALDEFVLWVNADSPHKTAKDYLAAVKAGTDNQFKMAGTGSKQEDQIITVALDKFTGKKFIYVPFKGGGDVAVQLVGGHVDSTVNNPIEAVAHWRAGKLRPLCVFDDQRMPYKGKVTDTMSWNDIHTCMEAGVKVDYLMLRGIFMPGGVSQDQVKFYVDLFKKVRETTEWKEFMEKGAFNQSFMAGKEYADWVKKAEDTHKGLMKDAGFLAP, encoded by the coding sequence ATGGTTGCTGCCACGGCGACATTGGGCATGCTGGCCCCGGTATCCGTGCTGGCGTGGGAGCCGACCAAGCCAGTCGAATTCGTCGTTCCGGCCGGTACCGGCGGTGGCGCCGACCAGATGGCGCGCCTGATTCAGGGCGTGGTCACCAAGCACGAACTGATGAAGCAGCCAATGGTGGTGGTAAACAAATCGGGCGGTGCTGGCGGTGAGGGCTTCCTTTACGTCAAAGACAGCAAGGGCGACCCGCACAAGATCATCATCACCTTGAGCAATCTTTTTACGACGCCGTTGGCGACCGGAATCCCGTTCAACTGGAAAGAGATAACGCCGGTGGCGATGCTGGCACTCGACGAGTTCGTGCTGTGGGTCAACGCCGATTCGCCGCACAAGACCGCCAAGGATTATCTGGCAGCAGTGAAGGCCGGCACCGACAACCAGTTCAAGATGGCGGGAACCGGCTCGAAACAGGAAGACCAGATCATTACGGTCGCTCTCGACAAGTTCACCGGCAAGAAATTCATCTATGTCCCCTTCAAGGGCGGCGGTGACGTTGCCGTGCAACTGGTCGGTGGGCACGTGGATTCCACGGTGAACAATCCGATCGAAGCCGTCGCCCACTGGCGCGCCGGCAAACTGCGTCCGCTGTGCGTGTTTGACGATCAACGCATGCCGTACAAGGGAAAGGTCACCGACACCATGTCGTGGAATGACATCCACACCTGCATGGAAGCCGGCGTGAAAGTGGACTATCTGATGTTACGTGGTATTTTCATGCCCGGCGGTGTCAGCCAGGACCAGGTGAAATTCTATGTAGACCTGTTCAAGAAGGTGCGCGAAACGACCGAGTGGAAGGAATTCATGGAGAAGGGCGCGTTCAACCAGAGCTTCATGGCTGGCAAGGAATACGCCGACTGGGTGAAGAAGGCCGAGGACACGCATAAGGGCCTGATGAAGGATGCCGGGTTTCTCGCCCCGTAG
- a CDS encoding tripartite tricarboxylate transporter TctB family protein — protein MSEDNNTEHDKHHHGVFTRTVEIGVAVFTLILGIVVIIDSRRVGASWAEDGPQAGYFPYYIGIFLCLASVWTIWRALFSAKDVAGVFVSHKKFRLVLSVFIPAMIYVAATYFIGIYVASALFIGAFMYWHGRFAWTKIIPVSLSVPVAVFLLFEVWFLVPLPKGPLETLIGY, from the coding sequence ATGAGCGAAGACAACAACACTGAACACGACAAGCATCACCACGGTGTTTTCACCCGGACGGTGGAAATTGGCGTGGCAGTGTTCACGCTGATTCTTGGCATAGTGGTAATCATAGACAGCCGGCGTGTCGGAGCCAGTTGGGCCGAGGATGGGCCGCAGGCCGGCTATTTCCCGTATTACATCGGTATTTTCCTGTGCCTGGCAAGCGTCTGGACAATATGGCGTGCCTTGTTTTCCGCCAAGGACGTCGCCGGCGTTTTCGTGAGTCACAAGAAATTCCGGCTGGTCCTGTCGGTATTCATTCCCGCCATGATCTATGTCGCCGCGACGTATTTCATCGGCATTTATGTCGCCTCCGCCCTTTTTATCGGTGCGTTCATGTACTGGCACGGGCGCTTCGCCTGGACGAAAATCATTCCGGTCAGCCTGTCCGTGCCCGTGGCCGTGTTCCTGCTGTTCGAGGTGTGGTTTCTGGTGCCCTTGCCCAAGGGCCCGCTGGAGACATTGATCGGTTATTGA
- a CDS encoding tripartite tricarboxylate transporter permease, with the protein MEEFSNLMQGFSIAFTYQNLLFMFVGILLGVLIGVLPGLGGANGVAILLPLTFTMSPTSAIIMLSCIYWGALFGGAITSILFNIPGEPWSVATTFDGHPMAKDGRAGEALTAAFTSSFVGALFAVMVITFLAPLVAKFSLKFGPPEFFAVQLLTFCSFVGLGKGHPAKTIAAMMLGFALASVGLDTVTGTLRMTFGTGELLRGFNFLIAVIGLFGIGEILLTMEEGLAFKGVHARINPRVVWQTWKLLPKYWLTALRGTLIGCWMGITPGGATPASFMSYGIAKRFSKTGEKFGTGEIEGVIAPETAAHAAGTSALLPMLTLGIPGSPTAAVLLGGLLIWGLQPGPLLFVEQKEFVWGLIASMYIGNVVGLIIVLTTVPWWAAILRVPFSIIAPIIIVICAIGAYTVNNAMLDVVLMLVFGVVGYLFKKLDYPLAPLVLALVLGDMAESSFRQSMLLSRGEVSIFWSNGLVGSICGLAMLMLFWPVITKLLARLRRGNNDLDEARPVE; encoded by the coding sequence GTGGAAGAATTCAGTAACCTGATGCAGGGCTTCAGTATCGCCTTTACGTATCAGAATCTGTTGTTCATGTTCGTCGGCATCCTGCTGGGGGTGCTGATCGGGGTGCTTCCCGGGCTCGGTGGCGCCAACGGCGTGGCGATCCTGCTGCCGCTCACGTTCACGATGTCGCCCACGAGCGCCATCATCATGCTTTCCTGCATCTACTGGGGCGCGCTGTTCGGTGGCGCGATCACCTCCATCTTGTTCAATATCCCAGGCGAGCCGTGGTCGGTGGCGACCACCTTCGACGGCCACCCGATGGCCAAGGATGGCCGCGCCGGTGAGGCGTTGACCGCCGCGTTTACATCCTCATTCGTCGGAGCCCTGTTTGCGGTCATGGTGATCACGTTTCTGGCGCCGCTGGTGGCGAAATTCTCCCTGAAATTCGGGCCGCCTGAATTCTTCGCGGTGCAATTGCTCACCTTCTGCAGCTTCGTCGGTCTTGGCAAGGGCCACCCGGCCAAGACCATTGCCGCCATGATGCTCGGTTTCGCGCTTGCTTCCGTGGGGCTCGACACCGTCACCGGCACGCTGCGCATGACCTTCGGCACCGGCGAACTCCTGCGTGGTTTCAACTTCCTGATCGCGGTCATCGGCCTGTTCGGCATCGGCGAGATCCTGCTCACCATGGAGGAGGGGCTGGCATTCAAGGGTGTGCACGCGCGCATCAATCCACGCGTGGTCTGGCAGACCTGGAAGCTGCTGCCAAAATACTGGCTGACGGCGCTGCGCGGCACGTTGATTGGCTGCTGGATGGGAATCACGCCGGGAGGCGCCACGCCAGCCTCGTTCATGAGCTATGGCATTGCCAAGCGTTTCTCCAAAACCGGTGAAAAATTCGGTACCGGTGAAATCGAAGGAGTGATCGCGCCGGAAACCGCCGCGCACGCTGCCGGCACCAGCGCGCTGTTGCCCATGCTGACGCTCGGCATTCCGGGTTCCCCGACCGCGGCGGTGCTGCTGGGTGGCCTGCTGATCTGGGGCCTGCAACCCGGGCCGTTGCTGTTCGTGGAACAGAAGGAATTCGTGTGGGGCCTGATCGCGAGCATGTATATCGGAAATGTTGTCGGCCTGATCATCGTGCTGACCACGGTGCCGTGGTGGGCGGCGATCCTGCGCGTGCCCTTCTCCATCATCGCGCCGATCATCATCGTGATCTGCGCCATCGGCGCCTACACGGTCAACAACGCCATGCTGGATGTGGTGCTGATGCTGGTGTTCGGCGTCGTCGGCTACCTGTTCAAGAAGCTGGATTATCCGCTGGCGCCATTGGTGCTGGCGCTGGTGCTGGGCGACATGGCGGAAAGCTCGTTCCGCCAATCCATGCTGCTGTCGCGCGGCGAAGTGTCGATTTTCTGGTCCAACGGCCTGGTGGGCAGCATTTGTGGTCTGGCCATGCTGATGCTGTTCTGGCCGGTAATCACGAAGCTTCTCGCGCGCCTGCGCCGCGGCAATAACGATCTGGACGAAGCGCGTCCGGTGGAATGA
- a CDS encoding cytidylate kinase family protein: MPVIAMNQEMGSQGKFVAEKLAEELGLDIVRHEIIDHVAEKMHVRKSMLQRFLQGKAGLLERWGTDEASLALFKVEEILELAAKGNVIIRGWGATHVLRPIPHIPCVRVGAPFATRLKWVMNSLGTFDEDMVAEEIRHSDAAHRANMQHQFGVGWGEPMQYDITLNTERLSVATCVEMIKELLKRPEFKETPKSRAVLSNLTLEYRVRAAVRASPKTPDVKISISADSGKVTMEGIAASTEERHAIAEVVKHVSGVKSVDNKLKTMKYTKMFPSSKT; the protein is encoded by the coding sequence ATGCCGGTAATCGCCATGAATCAGGAAATGGGCTCGCAGGGAAAGTTCGTCGCCGAGAAGCTCGCCGAAGAGCTGGGCCTGGATATCGTGCGCCACGAGATCATTGATCACGTGGCCGAGAAGATGCACGTGCGCAAGAGCATGTTGCAACGCTTCCTCCAGGGCAAAGCCGGTTTGCTGGAACGCTGGGGCACGGATGAGGCCAGCCTGGCACTGTTCAAGGTCGAGGAAATTCTCGAGCTGGCGGCCAAGGGCAACGTCATCATTCGCGGCTGGGGCGCCACCCACGTCCTGCGCCCCATCCCGCATATCCCGTGCGTGCGTGTGGGCGCGCCGTTCGCCACGCGCCTCAAGTGGGTCATGAATTCGCTCGGAACGTTTGACGAGGATATGGTGGCCGAGGAGATTCGTCACAGCGACGCGGCGCACCGCGCCAACATGCAGCACCAGTTCGGCGTGGGCTGGGGCGAACCCATGCAGTACGACATCACGCTCAACACCGAGCGCCTGTCAGTGGCAACCTGCGTCGAGATGATCAAGGAACTGTTGAAGCGACCCGAGTTCAAGGAAACGCCGAAGTCACGCGCCGTGCTCTCCAACCTGACGCTCGAATACCGCGTGCGCGCGGCCGTGCGTGCCAGCCCCAAGACCCCTGACGTCAAGATCTCGATTAGCGCCGACAGCGGCAAGGTGACGATGGAGGGTATTGCCGCCAGCACCGAGGAGCGTCACGCCATTGCCGAAGTCGTGAAGCATGTTTCCGGGGTGAAGAGCGTGGATAACAAGCTCAAAACCATGAAGTACACCAAGATGTTTCCCTCGTCCAAAACCTAG